A region of uncultured Carboxylicivirga sp. DNA encodes the following proteins:
- a CDS encoding FecR domain-containing protein, producing the protein MNNKLNKEILEQFIQNRLSEPEEKEVRSLLAEGEKNEELRRYFKTKFNGFIDNDLDYPHDVGYILDRVHHKINSERSHLEIKPVNKFLKWYSRAAAILLIPLLIAGSIKLFMDYQETLRLKYEMPLLSKVMAPMGSRVQFTLPDGTTGYLNSGSTLEYHVPFVNSRKVNLLGEAWFDVTHDPNHPFEVSSGSSKIKVLGTQFNCNAIPDDHFMEVILEEGKVEFSTKGLKNNVIMKPDERLILQDNVLNVSEVDASKFTAWKEGKLVFRSDPMKEVIRRMERWYNVDIELKNPELDEYVFRGTFQDDTLEEVLKYLSLTSPIKYKITERQLQKDGTVSKKKVLLYKE; encoded by the coding sequence ATGAATAATAAACTAAATAAAGAAATACTTGAACAATTTATTCAGAATAGACTGAGTGAGCCTGAAGAAAAGGAAGTAAGATCTTTATTGGCAGAAGGTGAGAAGAATGAAGAGTTAAGAAGATATTTTAAAACGAAGTTCAATGGTTTTATTGATAATGATTTAGATTATCCTCATGATGTGGGTTATATTTTAGATCGGGTTCATCATAAAATAAACAGTGAACGTTCACATCTGGAGATTAAACCAGTTAACAAATTCCTGAAATGGTATTCAAGAGCCGCTGCCATCCTGCTAATTCCTTTATTAATAGCAGGAAGTATAAAGTTATTCATGGATTATCAGGAAACCTTAAGATTAAAATATGAGATGCCTTTGTTATCAAAAGTGATGGCACCTATGGGATCTCGAGTTCAATTTACTTTGCCCGACGGTACAACAGGCTATCTGAATAGTGGTTCAACTCTTGAGTACCATGTTCCTTTTGTAAATAGTAGAAAAGTAAATTTATTAGGGGAAGCTTGGTTTGATGTTACACATGATCCGAATCATCCTTTTGAAGTATCATCAGGAAGTTCAAAGATAAAGGTATTAGGAACTCAGTTTAATTGTAATGCCATTCCTGATGATCATTTTATGGAAGTTATTTTAGAGGAAGGGAAAGTCGAATTTTCAACAAAAGGCTTAAAAAATAATGTTATTATGAAGCCAGATGAAAGATTGATTTTACAAGATAACGTTTTAAATGTGAGTGAGGTAGATGCATCGAAATTTACAGCCTGGAAGGAAGGTAAGCTGGTATTTAGGAGTGATCCTATGAAAGAAGTAATTAGAAGGATGGAAAGATGGTATAATGTGGACATTGAATTGAAGAATCCAGAATTAGATGAGTATGTGTTCAGGGGAACATTTCAGGATGATACCTTGGAAGAAGTACTTAAGTACTTAAGTTTAACTTCACCAATAAAATATAAAATAACTGAACGTCAACTGCAGAAGGACGGGACTGTTAGCAAAAAGAAAGTCTTATTATATAAAGAATAG
- a CDS encoding RNA polymerase sigma-70 factor produces MTESKRLSDILLVDKLHGGDMDAFDLIFDKYGNRLFAFAISYLKSKEEAEELVQDVFLKLWENKSKLKKESSLKSYLFTIAYHKMCNLFRQKQQHDKYILSEEYKKEGTINLEEQIEFKETLNEIDKIIDLLPQRQKQIFIKSRKEGKSSREIAEELQISPATVDNQISTALKFLRKHIPEANLGLILYYFLFL; encoded by the coding sequence ATGACTGAATCAAAACGTTTATCGGATATTTTGCTCGTTGATAAGCTTCATGGAGGAGATATGGATGCTTTTGATTTAATCTTTGATAAATACGGAAATCGTTTATTTGCTTTTGCCATTAGTTATTTGAAATCAAAAGAAGAAGCTGAGGAATTGGTGCAGGATGTATTTCTGAAATTATGGGAGAACAAGTCTAAATTAAAAAAAGAATCATCTTTAAAATCATATTTATTTACAATTGCTTATCATAAAATGTGTAATCTGTTTCGACAAAAACAGCAGCATGATAAGTATATTCTTTCAGAAGAGTATAAGAAAGAAGGAACAATTAACCTGGAAGAACAAATTGAGTTTAAGGAAACACTTAACGAAATAGATAAGATTATTGATTTATTACCACAAAGGCAAAAACAGATTTTTATAAAAAGCAGAAAAGAAGGAAAAAGTTCTCGTGAAATAGCCGAGGAATTACAGATATCTCCTGCTACTGTTGATAATCAGATTTCAACTGCCTTAAAATTTCTTCGTAAACATATTCCAGAAGCAAATTTGGGGTTAATCCTCTATTATTTTCTATTTCTGTAG
- a CDS encoding glycoside hydrolase family 28 protein, with the protein MRSYRIQIRIPLLITALSFLLAGFSSCCTNKVEMTCEVEPDIYQNVEFDMPKVVEATFPDYSVNIKDFGAIADGVTDNTKAFVDAIEHVSGKGGGKVIVPRGIFITGPIIMKSNINLHVEDGAVIRFSTDFDKYPIIETSFEGLNTYRCISPIYAKDLENIAFTGNGTFDGNGDAWRPVKKSKMTDAQWKSLLKSGGVLSDDGRIWYPTAKSKAGDARDNFNVKHYDTIEEYEAVKDFLRPVMVSIISCKKVLLDGPTFQNSPAWNLHPLMSEDVILRNLNVRNPWYSQNGDGLDLESCKNVLIYNNSFDVGDDAICIKSGKDQDGRDRAMPTENVIIKNNIVYHGHGGFVVGSEMSGGVKNIHVSDCVFMGTDIGLRFKSNRGRGGVVEDVYISNIDMIDIPAEPIRFNLFYGGMSPIPDDENKKVSKEDQPEIVPVSEETPSFKNVFMENITANGFGNAAFFMGLPEMNLKNVHLKNAVLRGRKGIAIVDADGMVFENVKVIADQGNALSVYNGKSITMEGFDFNQNGDVAISIMGELTDKVSINVTNGQEVKAVTEVEPDVNADGVFLK; encoded by the coding sequence ATGAGATCGTATAGGATACAAATTCGGATACCACTGTTAATAACTGCTTTAAGCTTTCTGTTAGCAGGTTTTAGTAGCTGTTGTACCAATAAGGTGGAGATGACTTGTGAAGTTGAACCTGACATTTACCAGAATGTTGAGTTCGATATGCCAAAAGTTGTTGAGGCAACCTTTCCGGACTATTCTGTAAATATTAAGGATTTTGGTGCCATTGCTGACGGTGTAACGGATAATACAAAAGCTTTTGTTGATGCTATTGAGCATGTATCAGGTAAAGGAGGGGGTAAAGTAATTGTACCACGTGGTATTTTTATTACAGGCCCTATAATCATGAAAAGTAATATTAATCTTCATGTTGAAGATGGAGCTGTGATTCGTTTTAGTACCGATTTTGATAAATATCCAATTATTGAAACCAGTTTTGAAGGACTGAATACTTATCGTTGCATTTCTCCGATATATGCAAAAGATTTGGAGAATATTGCTTTTACAGGGAATGGTACATTTGATGGAAATGGTGATGCATGGCGTCCTGTGAAAAAAAGTAAGATGACTGATGCTCAGTGGAAAAGTTTACTTAAGTCAGGAGGTGTTTTAAGCGATGATGGAAGAATCTGGTATCCAACGGCAAAATCAAAAGCTGGTGATGCACGCGATAATTTTAATGTAAAACATTATGACACCATTGAGGAGTATGAAGCTGTAAAGGATTTTCTTCGTCCTGTGATGGTAAGTATTATCAGTTGTAAGAAGGTTTTATTAGATGGACCTACCTTTCAGAATTCACCAGCATGGAACCTACACCCGTTAATGAGTGAAGATGTGATACTAAGAAATCTGAATGTGCGAAATCCATGGTACTCTCAAAATGGCGATGGATTGGATTTGGAATCGTGTAAGAATGTGTTGATTTATAACAATAGTTTTGACGTTGGAGATGATGCTATTTGTATTAAATCAGGTAAAGATCAGGATGGTCGCGATCGTGCCATGCCAACCGAAAATGTGATTATTAAAAACAATATCGTTTATCATGGACATGGTGGTTTTGTGGTTGGAAGTGAGATGTCGGGAGGTGTAAAAAATATTCATGTATCCGACTGTGTATTTATGGGAACTGATATTGGTCTTCGCTTTAAAAGCAACCGAGGTAGAGGTGGAGTAGTGGAAGATGTGTATATCTCTAATATTGATATGATTGATATTCCGGCTGAACCCATTCGCTTTAATTTGTTTTATGGAGGTATGTCGCCAATACCTGATGATGAAAACAAAAAGGTAAGTAAAGAAGATCAGCCTGAAATAGTTCCGGTTAGTGAAGAAACGCCTTCGTTCAAAAATGTTTTTATGGAGAATATCACTGCCAATGGTTTTGGAAATGCGGCTTTCTTTATGGGATTACCCGAAATGAACCTGAAGAATGTGCACCTGAAAAATGCTGTTTTAAGGGGTAGAAAAGGTATCGCCATAGTTGATGCTGACGGAATGGTATTTGAGAATGTAAAAGTGATTGCTGATCAAGGAAATGCATTGTCTGTTTATAATGGCAAGTCAATAACTATGGAAGGATTTGATTTTAATCAGAATGGTGATGTGGCGATCAGTATAATGGGAGAATTAACTGATAAGGTTAGTATTAATGTAACCAATGGCCAAGAGGTGAAGGCAGTTACTGAAGTTGAACCAGATGTTAATGCTGATGGAGTGTTTTTGAAATAA
- a CDS encoding pectinesterase family protein: MKVILSRKQLTLQRKENIKKSLLLLLFASVFYSALGCENDYDFVVASDGSGDFVKVQEAINAVPDFRKKVTTIFIKKGTYKEKLILAASKVNVTLIGENKEQTVITYDDYASKKNRFGEEIGTTGSSGFFVFGNDFTARNLTFENSAGPVGQAVAVRVEGDRVVFDNCKFLGHQDTLYPHGKGSRQYYRNCYIEGTVDFIFGWSVAVFDRCDIFCKEEGYVTAASTEKDQEYGFVFLNCKITGNAEDSTFYLGRPWRPYAKTVFINCYLDKQIKPEGWHNWGSSEKEKTAYYAEYNSKGPGALSKNRVDWSFQLSDDEIQKYTPDKILKGEDEWDYKACIE; encoded by the coding sequence ATGAAAGTCATTTTAAGTAGAAAACAACTAACACTTCAACGTAAAGAAAATATCAAGAAGAGTCTCTTGCTTCTTCTATTTGCTTCGGTATTTTATTCTGCTTTAGGATGTGAAAATGATTATGATTTTGTGGTTGCGTCAGATGGGAGTGGTGATTTTGTAAAAGTTCAGGAAGCTATTAATGCTGTGCCTGATTTCAGGAAGAAAGTAACTACCATTTTTATAAAGAAGGGTACTTATAAAGAAAAGTTGATTCTGGCAGCTTCAAAAGTTAATGTCACATTAATTGGGGAAAATAAAGAACAGACAGTTATAACCTATGATGATTATGCGTCAAAAAAGAATCGTTTCGGCGAAGAAATTGGCACAACGGGTTCGTCAGGTTTCTTTGTTTTCGGAAATGACTTTACAGCACGAAATCTAACCTTTGAGAATTCTGCAGGACCTGTCGGGCAGGCAGTGGCTGTTAGAGTGGAGGGGGATCGGGTTGTTTTTGATAATTGTAAATTTCTTGGTCATCAGGATACTCTTTATCCTCACGGGAAGGGAAGTCGTCAGTATTATAGAAACTGTTACATCGAAGGGACGGTGGATTTTATCTTTGGCTGGTCGGTAGCAGTTTTTGATAGGTGCGATATTTTTTGCAAGGAAGAGGGATATGTTACGGCTGCTTCTACAGAAAAAGATCAGGAATATGGTTTTGTTTTTCTGAATTGTAAAATCACTGGTAACGCAGAAGACAGTACATTCTATTTAGGACGGCCATGGAGACCTTACGCAAAAACAGTGTTTATTAATTGTTATCTCGATAAACAAATAAAGCCTGAAGGATGGCATAATTGGGGAAGTTCAGAAAAAGAGAAAACAGCATATTATGCTGAATATAATTCGAAAGGGCCTGGTGCATTATCAAAAAACAGGGTAGACTGGTCTTTTCAGTTATCGGATGATGAAATACAAAAATATACTCCTGATAAAATATTGAAAGGAGAAGATGAGTGGGATTATAAAGCTTGTATAGAGTAA
- a CDS encoding helix-turn-helix domain-containing protein translates to MRKVLFYLLLFTGCQYSISQEGNKTDLSTIQSLIEKGDLATSANDTTTAISSFNSVLDIYNQNLNTSIAKQCGYAAMRLSKIYFDIGNYTKSLDASIKGIRIVENTDNDAELLSNLYHTAGNVYSVFEDHEKAHIYYNEGLKYVRETKDYELESFFLNNLTAMCCYTKNIEQAKIYNNQAKQLPLKDTIKQLYYYSLNNGFITLAEDKLQQAIVHYKRSINYASEPGMSPKFLAASYSEIYKIYEETNEIDSALFYLEKYKTLSERENYTYMIIDSYKTLSRLYNKANERDKALLYQDKYFLLADSMMNNREFNRVRNKQSAYEKDKSNSYINELTTTISEQKLILTIIISFLVILITLLTLLLVQKRKLQLAYHDIFERNKELITIEEKYSQAKKRISELTIEETINDEEHKSSGLKEEQRSDLLKKINQIMESENYYCNPDFSLAELASLVQSNTKYVSQIINETYGINFRTFINEYRVKLSRKRLTDTENYGHFTIKAIAESVGFKSQSNFILSFRKITGITPSIYQNMAQKENKS, encoded by the coding sequence ATGCGCAAAGTATTATTTTATTTACTACTGTTTACTGGTTGTCAATATTCTATAAGCCAGGAAGGTAACAAAACAGATTTATCAACTATTCAATCATTGATTGAAAAAGGAGATTTGGCTACTTCAGCAAATGATACAACCACCGCTATTTCCAGTTTTAACAGTGTTTTGGACATTTACAACCAAAATTTAAACACAAGTATCGCTAAGCAATGTGGGTATGCTGCGATGCGCTTGTCCAAAATTTATTTTGATATTGGCAATTACACAAAATCGTTAGATGCTTCTATCAAAGGCATTAGAATTGTTGAAAATACAGATAATGATGCTGAACTCCTCTCTAATTTATATCATACAGCCGGTAATGTTTATTCGGTATTTGAAGATCACGAAAAAGCGCATATATATTATAATGAAGGGTTAAAGTATGTACGAGAAACGAAGGATTATGAACTTGAGTCTTTCTTTTTAAATAATTTAACTGCCATGTGCTGTTATACTAAAAACATTGAACAAGCTAAAATATATAACAACCAGGCAAAACAACTACCATTAAAAGACACTATTAAGCAACTCTATTATTACTCACTAAATAATGGTTTTATCACACTGGCTGAAGATAAATTACAACAGGCAATCGTTCATTATAAAAGATCAATCAACTATGCTTCTGAACCAGGCATGAGTCCGAAGTTTCTGGCAGCTTCGTATTCTGAGATTTACAAAATATACGAAGAAACAAATGAGATTGACTCGGCTCTTTTTTATCTGGAGAAATACAAGACCCTTTCAGAAAGAGAGAATTACACCTATATGATTATTGATAGTTACAAAACCTTATCAAGACTCTATAACAAGGCAAATGAACGAGATAAAGCTCTTTTATACCAGGATAAATATTTTCTACTTGCAGATTCTATGATGAATAATCGTGAGTTTAATCGTGTGAGAAACAAACAGTCGGCATATGAAAAAGATAAAAGCAACAGCTATATAAATGAATTAACAACAACTATATCAGAGCAAAAACTCATTTTAACTATCATCATTTCATTTTTAGTAATACTGATAACCTTATTAACGTTACTATTGGTTCAAAAGAGAAAACTACAACTTGCCTATCATGATATATTTGAGCGTAATAAAGAATTAATTACAATTGAAGAAAAATACTCTCAGGCGAAAAAACGGATATCAGAGCTTACGATTGAAGAAACCATCAACGATGAAGAACATAAATCCAGCGGATTAAAAGAGGAACAACGATCTGATTTACTAAAAAAGATTAACCAGATCATGGAATCAGAGAACTATTATTGCAACCCTGATTTTAGTCTTGCTGAGTTGGCCAGTCTGGTTCAATCAAACACCAAATATGTATCTCAGATTATCAATGAAACTTACGGCATTAATTTCCGCACCTTCATAAATGAGTACAGGGTAAAGCTTTCAAGAAAAAGGTTAACGGATACTGAAAACTACGGTCATTTCACCATAAAAGCCATTGCCGAAAGTGTTGGTTTTAAATCACAATCCAACTTTATTCTCTCTTTTAGAAAAATTACAGGAATCACTCCTTCCATCTATCAAAATATGGCTCAAAAAGAAAATAAATCTTAA